A single window of Tepidamorphus gemmatus DNA harbors:
- a CDS encoding NAD-glutamate dehydrogenase — MPQRDQDRRDALIDAAIKALPARSRKGELGDFVRCLFADGAFEDLVVYTPADLARLADSAWRFSATRTPGQQKIRVINPELTEAGGDSALATVTIVELVNDNMPFLLDSAMAELQERGYEVRLVLHPIVSVRRDAKGRRTAFLGRSAKGEGIIRESLIHIHVGRIDSDLERRQTAAALGRVDDAVRMAVSDWQPMLARLRAEIEGYRNNPPPIPTEEIAEAISFLEWICDDNFTFLGMREYAFVGGLADGKLERIASSEGAGLGLLRDPDVMVLRRGREFVAYTPELREFLMQPVPLIVTKANVKSPVHRRVHLDYIGVKTFDGNGILTGELRVVGLFTASAYTRGVRSIPYLRRRVDLVMERLGFDPDSHSGKALLNVLETFPRDELFQIDQETLQSWVVSILQLGERPRIRVLWRADKFDRFVSVLVYVPRDRFNTDARIAIGNLLAQAFEGRVSAFYPYYPEGPLARVHFIIGRYEGTTPQPDTSRLEAEVARIVRTWTDNLKAALVHQHDEFRATELFQRYRDAFSGGYQNQYPAEVAVHDIDIVERLVGQDNLAIDFYRADIDRPERLGLKLFSLGRPLPLSERVPILENMGFRVINERTFRIDRPGPEEPARIWLHDMALARSDGAAFDRESLHGPLENAFLAVIQGRAESDGYNALVLRCGLEWRPISVLRAYSRYLQQARVPYSQDYMWRTLQRHPDIAAMLFELFACRFQPDGREPAARSEAEAAIAARIEAALEAVPSLDEDRIIRAFMTLIRATLRTNFYQTDVHGEPKPALALKLASRQIDDLPEPRPFAEIFVYSPRVQGVHLRFGKIARGGLRWSDRPQDFRTEVLGLVKAQQVKNAVIVPVGAKGGFVPASLPASGREAVLEEGIACYRIFVGSLLDVTDNLSEAQVLPPPATVRHDDDDPYLVVAADKGTATFSDIANAISESRDFWLGDAFASGGSAGYDHKKMGITARGAWEAVKRHFREMDIDIQTTPFTVAGVGDMSGDVFGNGMLLSQQIRLVAAFDHRDIFIDPNPDPAVSFAERKRLFELPRSSWQDYSRELISPGGGVFSRQDKAIALTPEMQELLKLSRRSATPNDIISAILRAEVDLLWFGGIGTYVRASDESDDQVGDRANDAVRVAARELRAKVVGEGANLGVTQRGRIEFALAGGRINTDAIDNSAGVNTSDVEVNIKIALGTVVRSGALDLAGRNRLLAEMTDSVAALVLRNNYLQTLALSLAERRGLAEIDFQQRLMRELERDRALDRVVETLPDDAELRARAERKQPLTRPELAVLLAYAKIDLYSRLLASDVPDDPYLGRELMRYFPEQLCERFPDAIAGHRLRREIISTMLANSMINRCGPTMLVRLADETGAGVPAIAAAFAAARNAFSLTELNSEIDALDNRIPGALQLDLYAALQDILLRATSWFLRNVDLTHGLADVIEHYRSGTQALARELGRLVVREDAEAIEARAAELMAAGLPGDLARRIAGAPWMTRAPDIILVADRTGSKLTAVAETFFAFASELGVQQLMEASRHLDLADYYDRMALNRTLGLISQAQRRLVGEILATGKSGRAALEAWRHSRREMLSRIEPMLDDIRRGEMTLSRLAVAASLFNDLAGE, encoded by the coding sequence ATGCCGCAACGAGATCAAGATCGCCGCGACGCGTTGATCGATGCGGCGATCAAGGCGCTGCCGGCCAGGAGCCGCAAGGGCGAGCTGGGCGACTTCGTGCGCTGCCTGTTCGCGGACGGGGCGTTCGAGGATCTGGTGGTCTACACGCCGGCCGATCTGGCCCGCCTGGCCGACAGCGCCTGGCGGTTCAGCGCCACGCGAACGCCGGGTCAGCAGAAGATCCGCGTCATCAACCCCGAGCTGACGGAGGCGGGCGGCGACAGCGCCCTGGCAACCGTCACCATCGTCGAGCTGGTGAACGACAACATGCCTTTCCTGCTCGATTCGGCGATGGCCGAGCTGCAGGAGCGCGGCTACGAGGTGCGGCTGGTGCTGCATCCGATCGTCTCGGTGAGGCGGGATGCGAAGGGGCGGCGGACCGCGTTCCTCGGACGCTCGGCCAAGGGCGAGGGGATCATCCGCGAAAGCCTGATCCACATCCATGTGGGGCGGATCGACAGCGATCTCGAACGCCGGCAGACCGCGGCGGCGCTCGGCCGTGTCGACGATGCGGTGCGGATGGCCGTCAGCGACTGGCAGCCGATGCTCGCCCGCCTGCGGGCCGAGATCGAGGGCTATCGCAACAATCCCCCGCCAATCCCAACCGAGGAAATCGCCGAGGCGATCAGCTTCCTCGAGTGGATCTGCGACGACAACTTCACCTTTCTCGGCATGCGCGAATATGCCTTCGTCGGCGGGCTTGCCGACGGCAAGCTGGAGCGCATCGCCAGTTCCGAGGGCGCCGGTCTCGGCCTGCTGCGCGATCCCGACGTGATGGTGCTCAGGCGCGGCCGCGAATTTGTCGCCTACACGCCGGAACTGCGCGAGTTCCTGATGCAGCCGGTTCCGCTGATCGTCACCAAGGCGAATGTCAAGTCGCCGGTGCACCGGCGCGTCCACCTCGACTATATCGGCGTCAAGACCTTCGACGGAAATGGCATCCTGACCGGCGAGCTCAGGGTCGTCGGCCTGTTCACCGCCTCGGCCTACACGCGTGGGGTGCGTTCGATCCCCTATCTGCGGCGCCGGGTCGACCTGGTGATGGAGCGGCTCGGCTTCGATCCGGACAGTCACAGCGGCAAGGCACTGCTCAACGTGCTGGAAACCTTTCCGCGCGACGAACTGTTCCAGATCGACCAGGAGACGCTGCAGAGCTGGGTGGTGTCGATCCTGCAGCTCGGCGAGCGACCGCGAATCCGGGTGCTGTGGCGGGCCGACAAGTTCGACCGCTTCGTCTCGGTGCTGGTCTACGTGCCGCGCGACCGCTTCAATACCGACGCGCGGATCGCCATCGGCAACCTGCTTGCACAGGCCTTCGAGGGTCGTGTCTCGGCCTTCTATCCCTACTATCCGGAAGGCCCCCTCGCCCGCGTCCACTTCATCATCGGTCGCTACGAGGGCACCACCCCGCAGCCCGATACGAGCCGCCTCGAGGCGGAGGTGGCGCGCATCGTCCGCACCTGGACCGACAACCTCAAGGCGGCGCTCGTCCATCAGCACGACGAGTTCCGCGCAACCGAACTGTTCCAGCGCTATCGCGACGCCTTCTCGGGCGGCTACCAGAACCAGTATCCGGCCGAGGTGGCGGTTCACGACATCGACATCGTCGAACGCCTGGTCGGACAGGACAACCTGGCCATCGACTTCTACCGGGCCGACATCGACCGGCCAGAGCGGCTGGGGCTGAAGCTGTTCAGCCTCGGGCGCCCGCTGCCGCTGTCGGAACGGGTGCCCATCCTCGAGAACATGGGCTTCCGGGTCATCAACGAGCGGACATTCCGCATCGATCGGCCCGGTCCGGAGGAGCCGGCCCGGATCTGGCTGCACGACATGGCGCTTGCCCGGTCCGACGGAGCGGCCTTCGACCGCGAGAGCCTGCACGGTCCGCTCGAGAACGCGTTCCTGGCGGTCATCCAGGGGCGCGCCGAGAGCGACGGCTACAACGCGCTGGTCCTGCGCTGCGGGCTCGAGTGGCGGCCGATCTCGGTGCTGCGGGCCTATTCGCGCTATCTGCAGCAGGCCCGGGTCCCCTACAGCCAGGACTACATGTGGCGCACCCTGCAGCGCCATCCCGACATCGCGGCCATGCTGTTCGAGCTGTTCGCCTGCCGGTTCCAGCCGGATGGCCGCGAGCCGGCGGCCCGCAGCGAGGCCGAGGCGGCGATCGCAGCCCGGATCGAGGCGGCGCTGGAGGCCGTTCCCAGTCTCGACGAGGACCGCATCATCCGCGCCTTCATGACCCTGATCCGCGCGACGCTGCGGACCAACTTCTACCAGACCGATGTGCATGGCGAGCCGAAGCCGGCGCTCGCCCTGAAACTCGCCAGCCGGCAGATCGACGATCTGCCGGAACCGCGGCCTTTTGCGGAGATCTTCGTCTATTCGCCGCGCGTCCAGGGGGTGCATCTGCGCTTCGGCAAGATCGCCCGCGGCGGCCTCAGGTGGTCGGACCGGCCGCAGGATTTCCGTACCGAGGTGCTGGGCCTGGTCAAGGCGCAGCAGGTCAAGAACGCGGTGATCGTGCCGGTTGGCGCCAAGGGCGGCTTCGTCCCGGCCAGCCTCCCGGCGAGCGGCCGCGAGGCGGTTCTGGAGGAAGGGATCGCCTGCTACCGGATCTTCGTCGGCAGCCTGCTCGACGTGACCGACAACCTGTCGGAGGCGCAGGTGCTGCCGCCGCCGGCGACCGTGCGCCACGACGATGACGATCCCTATCTGGTGGTCGCGGCGGACAAGGGCACGGCCACCTTCTCCGACATTGCCAACGCGATCTCGGAATCGCGCGACTTCTGGCTGGGCGATGCCTTTGCCTCGGGCGGATCGGCCGGCTACGACCACAAGAAGATGGGCATCACGGCGCGCGGCGCCTGGGAGGCGGTGAAGCGCCACTTCCGTGAGATGGACATCGACATCCAGACGACGCCGTTCACCGTCGCGGGCGTCGGCGACATGTCGGGCGACGTGTTCGGCAACGGCATGTTGCTGTCGCAGCAGATCCGCCTGGTGGCCGCCTTCGACCACCGCGACATCTTCATTGATCCCAATCCCGATCCGGCGGTCTCCTTCGCCGAGCGCAAGCGGCTGTTCGAGCTGCCGCGCTCGAGCTGGCAGGACTATTCGCGCGAGCTGATCTCGCCCGGCGGCGGGGTGTTCTCGCGCCAGGACAAGGCCATCGCCCTCACGCCGGAGATGCAGGAGCTCTTGAAGCTGTCGCGCAGGTCCGCGACGCCGAACGACATCATCTCGGCGATCCTCAGGGCCGAGGTCGACCTGCTGTGGTTCGGCGGCATCGGAACCTATGTGCGCGCCTCCGACGAGAGCGACGATCAGGTCGGCGACCGCGCCAACGATGCGGTCCGGGTCGCGGCCCGCGAGCTGCGGGCGAAGGTCGTCGGGGAAGGGGCCAATCTCGGCGTCACGCAGCGCGGCCGCATCGAGTTCGCGCTGGCGGGCGGCAGGATCAATACCGATGCGATCGACAATTCCGCGGGCGTCAATACCTCCGACGTCGAGGTCAACATCAAGATCGCGCTGGGTACGGTGGTCAGATCCGGCGCACTGGATCTCGCCGGCCGCAACCGGCTGCTCGCCGAGATGACCGATTCGGTGGCGGCGCTGGTGCTGCGCAACAACTACCTGCAGACGCTCGCCCTGTCGCTGGCCGAACGCCGCGGGCTTGCGGAGATCGACTTCCAGCAGCGGCTGATGCGCGAACTGGAACGCGACCGCGCCCTCGACCGCGTGGTCGAGACGCTGCCGGACGATGCCGAGCTGCGCGCCCGCGCCGAGCGCAAGCAGCCGCTGACCCGGCCGGAACTGGCGGTGCTGCTCGCCTACGCCAAGATCGACCTCTATTCGCGCCTCCTGGCCAGCGACGTTCCGGACGATCCCTATCTCGGCCGCGAACTGATGCGCTACTTCCCCGAGCAGCTGTGCGAGCGCTTTCCCGATGCGATCGCCGGCCACCGGCTCAGGCGCGAGATCATCTCGACGATGCTCGCCAATTCGATGATCAACCGCTGCGGACCGACCATGTTGGTGCGCCTCGCCGACGAGACGGGCGCCGGCGTGCCGGCGATCGCCGCAGCATTCGCCGCGGCACGCAACGCCTTCTCGCTGACCGAACTGAACAGCGAGATAGATGCCCTCGACAACCGCATTCCGGGCGCACTGCAGCTCGACCTCTACGCCGCGCTGCAGGACATCCTGCTGCGCGCCACCTCATGGTTCCTGCGCAATGTGGATCTGACGCACGGGCTTGCCGACGTCATCGAGCATTACCGCAGCGGCACGCAGGCGCTCGCGCGGGAACTGGGGCGCCTCGTGGTGCGGGAGGACGCCGAGGCGATCGAGGCGCGGGCAGCGGAATTGATGGCGGCCGGCCTGCCGGGGGATCTGGCGCGGCGTATCGCCGGAGCACCCTGGATGACCCGGGCGCCGGACATCATCCTGGTCGCCGACCGCACGGGCAGCAAGCTCACCGCCGTTGCGGAGACATTCTTCGCGTTCGCCTCCGAGCTCGGCGTGCAGCAGCTGATGGAGGCCAGCCGCCACCTCGACCTTGCCGACTACTACGACCGGATGGCGCTCAACCGTACGCTCGGCCTGATCTCGCAGGCGCAGCGCCGGCTGGTCGGGGAGATCCTCGCGACGGGCAAGAGCGGCCGGGCAGCGCTCGAGGCCTGGCGGCACAGCCGGCGCGAGATGCTGTCGCGGATCGAGCCGATGCTCGACGACATCCGCCGCGGCGAGATGACGCTGTCGCGGCTGGCGGTCGCCGCCAGCCTGTTCAACGATCTGGCCGGGGAGTGA